TGAAGCACTGCTCTTGGTGATTTTTATACATTGTCAAATTTAACTACATAACAACTCTGAAGTATATACTGtcatcaacatcatcatcattattacttcatagatgaggaaattgaattaGAAAGAGGCTAAATAACTGACCTAAGGTCTCACATTTGGTAATTGGTGGAACTAAGATCCAACTCTAGGCAGACTGTCTTCCAGAACAGTAGAATCAAATCAGGAAAGCTGCAAAGAAAGCTTCAGGATGGAACCTGTTAAGCAGGCCTAGAAAGTCACCAGTCTAAACTGGGCAGCAGAGGAGAGGGATCCAAGAAGAGAATGTCAAGGGGGAAAGTAAGATAACTTAATAGATGGCATGATTTGGAAACACAGAAATAATCTGCAAGAAGCAAAGAAGAGCAATTAGAAAATCTAAGAAAACCCAAGATATCCATAAGATCTTGGCCTTAATGAACCAACCAAAACACGGAATGGTTCACAGTATTGATGGAGTATAAGGAAAAAGAATCCATTTCACACTGATGCTAGGGGTGTCCTCATTCAAGAAGCCCAAGGGTTGCAAAAAAGGATCAGTAATTCTCACAGATTACTGGGTCTAATATTGATTCTACATAGCCATAATAATGTGATTTATTGGCTTTCAATTTTATAATCAACCCAAAGTAATCTAAAAATAGACTTCACTGGAGGTCAGAATAAAAATGTCGACAATGATAAAGTAAGGTTAAAAGCTAgcagaaggagaaggggaaagaaaagatgCAGGAAGGAATAAAGGTACTGATACAATTCATTACAGTGTAGGGAGTAAAAATTGATTGAACAACTGATAGAGACTTTAGTAGCTCATTTAGTTACAAATGTACAGCATACATATTGCCTGTTTTCCTTTCAATCCAGATCCTGCACTTCTGCAAAATACACTTCCCAGATACCTTGCCAGCTGTCTTCCAGAGTGGCTTGACCAATAGAGGCAGTAGAAAGAGGAAGGAGGGTATAAAGCCAGATATTTTTCTCTCCTACTTGACTTTCCAGCAGTGATACTGTCTCCCCAGAGATTCCAGCTGTTCTCTAAACAGCCTCTTCTGTGATTCTAGCTTCTAGTAGACAACCCTAGTTGTGGTCCTGTGTTTCTCCAGCCCTGGAGGTAGAATAACCTCTGGAAGTTACTAATTCTGGGTTGCTTTACCATCCTCTGCCTTCTAGGCTCTTCCATCACCTGTGTAACTGTTTATATTACTTATAGGTACTCTTGTTTTCTGCCTGCACCGTGACTGATACATTAACCAGGAGAAAAATAGATTAAGATAAAtacattgaggaaagaagaggagTGGTGTAGGTAAATTACATCCTATCTTCATTTAGAAAGTCAGTTGATAGTGCCTAAAATtgataaatcaagaaaaagcaataaagtATATCCTTTAGAATTATGGAGATGAtaatcaacaaatgaatgaaaaaccaAAACAGGGAAGTATTGAGTGAGTtagggctttttgttttttattctaagtctttatgTGCactttgttatttaattttttttttttaagcatgtgTATGCATTACTTGCATTAAaatgtttctaatttttaaaaagatctatttacCTGCTGGGgtagctaaaatgaaaaagactgaaaatgaaaataccaagtGTTAACAAGCATATGAAGTATCTGGGATTCTCAGACACTACTATGCTACTATGAAAGAGTTCAAATAAATTGCAATAACCCCTTTGGAAAAACTGCTTGGCAATATCTGTCACAGCTAATCATTTGCATATCCTGTGACCCAGAAAATTCATTCCTATATATACACAtcctaaaaaatacattttatatgttCACCAAAAGTCATATTCTACAGTGTTCATtgaagctttattcataattgctccAAGCTGGAATCTACTCAAAAGTACATCAAGAATTAAACAATGTATTATAGAATATTCATACAGTAGAAGTCTATACACTAACGTGAATAAATGATCAGCAACTACAAGCAACAATATAGCTGTATCTTACAAATATAATTTTGAGTGAAAACAGCTACACATGACACATGATTTCATgtacaaaaccaaacaaaaatgatCTATGTTGTAAAAGATCAGGATAATGGTTATCTGGAAGGACTGTAGTGGCTGGTGGTAGTGTAGGGACATTTTGGGGGATTTCTGGGGTAGTAGCAATGTTctagttttttgtcttttttttttttttaattggagtgcTAGTTCTATGAGTGTATTCAATTTATGAAAACTCATCAAATTATACAATTATATTTGTTTTACGTATATGCTATACCTCAAAAAACGTTTTTAATCTTCAAGATTTAGAATCCTGTCATGGCCTTTTTTCTATACTTTGTAGAAAACATTTAAAGTTAAAGAAATTGTACTTgaaaaaatcctagaagaaatacatatacatttttacacaattttactaCTTGGAAGACTCTCAATTTAATGTTTGGATTTTGTGAATTCAATTTTACGAATAATTTCAGAGCAAAAACAAGACCAGTTTTGATTCAAGTGTTATGATCTTCACCTTCCAGTTGGGCTTcagatatatttataatttcatagATCATGGATTAGAAGGACATCGACCAAGGCCTAAGAGAGTGCTGACAGTGAGAAATCATTGCTTTGGAAAAATTTGCAATCAAGCTCAATTTTGAGCTTCTTGCTTCTGGATAACTTCCATCCAATGCTCTGCCAGGAAATTCTCTTAAGTCAACTTCAGATACTACAACTTTGGCTTGCTCACTAAGTTAAACATGCTGCTACTCTTTGTGTTAAGAGGAATTAGAACTAAACTACAGACTTTACATCCAACATCTATAAATGAGTGTCAGTTCTTTAACTATGTGGATAGTTTTACTTTTAGtaataattttctgttgttttaaatatAGCTGTTGtactcattttgtttcctttaacaCAGGAAGTACAAACCTCATACAAGCCTATTCCAGCTTGGTTCTGTTCACATAAATTAACACGGTTCTTAAGCAACCCTGTGGAACTTCGCATGAAAATTTAGTGCAAAAATATTAAGTTCTTGGATCAGTAACTTTATTCCTTGTGTAAATTCTTGGATagttaaaaatacagaagagcataTTTTAAGTATCATTCAGAGATATCATGATTAAAGacacattttttttccagaaagccTAGACAACTGTTTACAGTGAAAACTGCCTAACAAATCAACTTAATCCAACCTCTCACTGTCATTTATAAGCAAGTTTAAAAAGTACATAGATTTCTGTTTTCTCCTCTTCTATCTACAAATGCTTCCTCTTATCTTGTAGCTTTCTCAGACCATACTCTATTCTCAAGATTCAGAAAGGGCTTGGGAGTGAAACTTCCAAATAACCACTCTCGGCATATATACTTATTCTTAGCACAAACACCTCCAATTAATAGCCCTTAACTACTCTCTACATGTCTAGCATTACTCtcttttaatctttacaacagcCCAATCATTTCATTTACTAACGATATTTGGAAGGCTAAGACACAGAGTTGCCTACCTAGAGTGTAAGTAACTTGCCTAGAGCCCAAGTTTACAAGTAGTGAAGCCATAATTCCACTCCAGGCATTGTGACTTGAGAGATATTACACTGTTGGCTCCCATTACTGATGCAAACTCAGGTACAACGACAAATTCAGGCCACACACTACTATGAATCCTGCCATGCTGTAGAATTTGCTGATATTCCACCTTCTACCTTCTAGCCCTATCCTTATTCTGTGGAAGAGCCTTTACTGCTGCTAATCACATGGACAGTCTTATTCTCTTTCACAATATAAGAATATGAGGTTTAGACATTTTATCACCACCACTGGGGGATCTGGGGTCAGGATTTAGATCTCTGAATTTTGGATGCATTTTTAAAGGCGTCTTTATTGTTGGCAAACTTGGTAATGGCTTGGGCATGAAGACCTACCCCCGAGGAGATTCATTAGATAATTAAAGGAGTTGCTGGAACACAGACTTCCAAGAtattacaaaacagaaaattcaagACTTTCAGGAGTTTGAAGTTTgcaaaaaatggtaaaaatttataaaattgtaaatcAATTAACATGCAAACATATAGCATCCCATTTCAAAACTTTCAACATCATTACAAAAACTCAACACAGTGTATTCTCTAAAATTTATTTACAGTTAATAAGTTAAAAAGCAAAGTACAATCAGATTGTAAATCTTAACCATATGCACATCAAACTGTCCAGGAAAACACTTCAGTTCCATTACAAACAATTGCCTTCTAATGCACTCAAAACATAAGTctatcaaaaaatattttaaacacactaataaaagaaatatCATGTATAATATGCCCATTAAAAACCACCAATATAAAGAGTGCTGTGGTAACCcttcaaacaacagaaaactgAGTTCAAAATTGTTCAGATTTTTttgtattcaaatattttaaaagcttctTTAATgaagagttttcaaaaaaataGAGTACTTTTGCACATAGCAAACCAATAGGTGTCAGCCACCAGCTTAAGTTATACTTGTCCAATAGGGGACTCAGACTTggacaaaataaatacataccaCAACAGGAACACTTTGCACTATCAACAATGAAGCTTACCCTCAAAAAATTCATGATGCTACTGGCTTTAGTAAGGAAAATAAACTACTGGTTGACAGGAAGGAAGATAAAAATGACATCAGGAATCTTAAAAAGTTATTTGAGGTGCCGGTCACCACATTTAGGCACTCAGGAgttgaagattaaataaaagcATAACAAGGTGACAAAATTCCTCCTAGCTTCCCCTCTTTGTGCCATATGAGATATAAGAGAaggcaaaagaatgaataaaggtGATGGcatttcttaaaaaacaacaacaaaaaaatacaacaaaaatgtaGACAAACTAAGCTACATATTCACTCTAGAGGACAGTAAATGGATGCCTCTTGGTAAAGGCCACTGCCAaatttcttttcacattcttCCCCAAAGTACCCATAAAATACTTTCACTTTACAATTAATACACTACTCAACTATTTAGATGTTCTTTCACATTGTAGAAGTTGTAACAAAGGTTTTGCTAAAGAAAAGTTggcaaaaataaagatttttttacatcttttttcaCAAACTAGAAATGGCATGATTGATTTGTTAATAGACCAGATAAATAACTTATTGAATTCAGGATGGACAATCAGATCCAAACTGAAATCAGAGAGCACAAATACTCCAAAGAAGCATTTATGCAAGTTGAAGTACACTGAAGTAACAAGGCATAAGAGGAAAAACGTCAAGAATCTCAGTTAAAATAAATGCACGGTGTCAAGTTATGTTTCAGTCATGTGCTAAGCAAAGTTACATTCCCAGCTAAGTCTAATTTCAAAATCCTCTGGGAAACTATCTAAGAAGCTATTATGTTGAAGTTACATTCTAATATGGCCATtggatttatttcttaattatataAAACTATATACAATAATGAAGCGATACAAATACATTTATTCTCAGCTGCTAGTTAGCTATAAAAGTTAACAATATATTTTGGGGAAGAAAACCCTAGGTATCTGAAATACAATTAATTGGCAATGGAAGCTAACAACCTAAAGAATATATCTAAGCTTCCTATCACGCAAATATAATTTAACACTCTCCATCTCCTAAGTATTCACTTTTATTTACTCATGTGACAGTGTTTGTAGTAACGCATTATCATTGAGTAGCAAATAAGAGACTATGAAGCTTATTGGGAAAACGGcataaagtcctttttttttaataaaacaagaaCACTGAAATTAAAGTCACAAAACTCCTACAATGGACTATTAAACTTGAAAGATTCATTTCAGAAAGCTATGCCATTTGAATTATAGGAACACAAGAGCCAAAATTACAACTCTCATTATTCTCCTAAGAAGCTGCCATGCAAAGATAAACCTCAGTATCGAGGATTCCAGATGCCAAGTTTCAGGCCAGTATGGATCATTCCATGGCAGATtgcttaattttgaaataatagtGGTAGAAAAACACTATTTGACCCTTTAGGTATTGCAGTAAAAGCTGGCTGTGGCACCACTGGCTAAAAACTATTAAGTCTTGCTGCCACCAATGACCAAAGGCACTTGGATAATCAAGATTTCCACACTGGGCCATATGATATAAACACTACTATAAAAGTGTAAAGGGTCAGTCCTCTGTGTGGCTTGCCTGTTTGATTCCTGTGGTCTTCAGCTGTCAAACAAAGACCTTTAACTGCAAACATAATTATGAATggaaatttgattaaaaaaaggaaattcatggaacaaaaaagtgaACTAATTGTCATGATGCTTATAAAAGTGATAAATATTAGTCTGGTCATTTCTTGTTatccaacaacaaaaacaaaaacaaagaaggaaagaaaaaaaaaaaagtgagattcTATTTTGCCCAAAGTAACTTCAAGCTGTTATTTGGATATCAAGAAATGCCCCCACCCCTCCTTAGTACATACTGAGAATTCTAATGGGTATTCTGTTTATCATTTTAATAACAACGTTTACACATACTAATGTCTCATATGCAACTCCCATTTAAAAATCATCCTTGATGTAATAATGCTGGATTTGTATGTTAGACCACTACATGGAGGGTCAGATTCATCCCTGTAACCAACACTAGATCTTTACAATTCATTCATTCGTTTATCACAAGCCATGTGGTTTCAAtgcactttaatttttattcaattaaaaagaatttaacaAGTCAACTATGCCTAAACAAAGCTTTGAGTGTTCTACCATTTTCTTTAAAGAGCTCAGCAAATATAAACATTCAATTTCAATACAAAATCTTTAGAAAcacctttaaaatgtttaaacaatTGTACTCTGCATCTCTTTGTTTGTAATCACTGAGCCCATGAAATTCAAAGCCATACAAATCCTTGCACTACTAACAGTCATAAGCCTGAACCTCTTAAAAAATATCCTTGGTCAAAGCTTTGGAACCCAGTTAAAATTGGGAAATGAGTGGGATTCAGAATACCCTGAGCACAAACTATAGTGCAACACCACAAAACAAGTTCAATCTTTCGTCCAGAAAGAAGGGTGGCagtcaaaatgaaaaagaaaaaaaaaaaaggcgggggAGAGCAAATAAAATCTGCCTTTATTACACAAGCATGAAACCAAATTCCTTTGGAAAAATAATGACTTCGGAGGACTTCCAGACCAGTGAGGTAGAGTCCAAAGGGGGAAAACGGATCTGCCCCTATAGTCTTGGAGACGTCTCAGTCtgggggaaaggaggaaagggaCCTCCCCTGCGGGCCCAGCTGTCCTCTCCCTGTGCAGGCCCCGTGCCGGGAGGCAGCAGAGGGCACACCTGCCCCAGAGTCGCAGACGGCGGCGCCGCATCCCGAGCGCGGGGAGCAGGGAAAACCATCCGGTGACTTCTTCACCCATAAAGTGCACTGGGGGACAGGGTCCTGGCCGGATCTGTAAACACTCGACTGACACTTGTTCATTCCTCCCAGCTGAAGCGCGGTCCCAGGGTGGGCCCCCGTCGGAGGGGGCAACGCAGGGCGAGGGCGGCCGGCAGGAGGCGCCGGAGGAGCCGCGTCTCACGCCCGGGGCACCGGGAAGCGGCGGAGCCTCACCACGGGTTCCAGGTTCACTCGCAGGACCTGGCGTGCCCGGCGCCGCGCCGCCGCCAGGCTGCGCTCGCCCCACACGTCGCTGCCGACGCGGATGGTGGGGAAGGTGGTCAGCGTCGGAGTGGCTGCCCTCCAGATCTCCTCCAGGGTGCGGCCCCCGAAGCAGGGCCCGGGAGCCACCGGCTTGGCCGTGCAGCTCTCCTCGGGGGCCGGCGGCGGGGCCGGCAGCGGCTTCCTCCTGCGGGCGGCGGCCGCCCGGGCTCCGCGGCGCCTCCTCCTGGCCGCCGCGCCCTGGGCCGGCCTGTGCGTCGGGCCGCGGGCGGCGGGAGTCCCCGGGGGGTCGGGGACCAGGGCTCGGCAGGAGGAGTAGCCGTAGACGTCCTTGCTGCGCAGGATGTGTGGGGAGAACTGGTGCTTGAGGCTGCAGAGGAAGCTCCAGAGCTCCGCGTCCGAGCTCATGAACTCCGTGCTGCGGGGCATGAACAGCTTGAAGGCGTCGCCCAGCGCCTTGGTGCTGTCGGCCAGCGACAGTTGCGACCGCGAGTACACCACCTTCTCCTCCCGCGCCTCCAGCCcggcccctcctcccgccctAAGGCCGCCGCCCCGGGCGGCCAGGGCCGGGGCCGCCAGGGGCCGGCGCCGGCGCCTCTTCACGCTGCGCCGCATTGGAGGCCGCTCGGGGCCGCCCGCTCTCGCCGAGTCCCGCCCGCGTCCGGCTCCGCGGCGGTGGCGGCTGCTGGCGCCTCCCGCCCGCCGCGTCTCTCGCTACTTTTCTCGCCTCCGTcgccgcccctccccctccgAGGGCGGAGGACGCGGGTGACTATCCAGCCGCACAGTACAAGATGGCGGCCGGCGCCCACCCCTGGGCTTTGTCATTGGACGGCGCCTCGGCCCCctggtttctctttcttctctcttgcctttttCGCCCTCTGCCTTTCTTTAAATGTGCCCGCCTCAGGCCCCTCCCACCGCAGCCCAGACTCCACCCATTGGGTGCTCTCTGGAGAGGGGCGGGGACAAATGGGGGAGAGGCCAGTTCCTGGAAGATGGTGctggggtgggtggtggtggtgggcctTGAACGTGAGTCAACAGTTGGCTGGGTATATGGGGGGGTGGTGCCATGTCTAGAGGAAGGGGTGGACATCAGCCCCACCTTGGGGAGAGTCATAGTCTCTCAGAGTGAGTGGGTGTGGATGGAGCTGGGAGATCTACCAGTCTGAGTAACAAAGGGAGATATGCCCAAAAGCTGTTGCGTGTATCCCAGCAAGGGAATTTGGGTTTAAGTCTACTTGGAATGGACCTTTCACAATTCCTTTCTAAATCCCCAAAGACCTCTTTGGCATCTTCATTCAACTTTTCCCACTCTTGGCCCCAATCCCTCTCAAGAAATCATTCAGGTGATCTAGATGGGAGGCATACCTTTTGgcaatagaaatatatttaagagATACTCAGCTTATCAGAAAGCAGAAACTTTCATACTCAAAAACTAAATAATCTTTGCTCAAGTTGATCAAAGATCAATTACAACAAATCCACCTGCTTCAAGAAAATatcttgtttttaaatatatagttcTTTCCAAGTGAGTGTcacttcactttttaattttaaaatgacccTTTCAAGTACCATTCATTTAGAAAGGATATAGCATCACATAcaataaatttacattaaaaataacatattaCAAACACATGACCTTATGTATTTAGTGGGAAGAGGAGTATGAATGTTTACAGtcatttttagccattttttaatCATCTCTTCTATCCTCAATATCTAGCTCAGCATCTGTCAGGTAGTGGACACTCAATACTTGAGTGAATCAATGAAATACCACTGTTTCAAGTACCAATTATTAGAAATGggatgagaaagaaaatattgaaaattccTTAGGATaggataattttatattttacatttatattgcAGTTTTCTCAGAACTCACTTAAAATTTTaaggtttaaaaagaaagctCCTAATACTTAAAACTTTGAGGTAAACATGCAAATTTTACTCTTCACGGAACATCTTATAGATAGAAAACTACTAAAGCACAGACATTTTGTGATTTACATATAGTTGCTAAGATTTCTCTCAAATTTTTGTACTCAGACCTAGTTCAATCTccttatttcacagatgaggaaatttggATCCACGAAATTTCAGTAATACAGCTTGCTAATAGCAGGACAGGGAGTAGTTCAGGTCATTGGATTACTAATCTAGTGAGCGATATATTTCACTAGTGGTATTTCAAATTGCACTGCACAGAATCTAAGGGGTTTAATAGAAATTGCTTCACTCATGAGTGGGGTGACCAAGGGACACCACTGTATCCCTATCCCCACTTTCACCCCACACCTACCCAGAATCAAgctgtttttatttgttatatttgGACTTATAGGTGATATTTTGTTTGAACCAGGGTTTCAATAAAaactaagacaaaaaaaaatatttttaagttgctGCTCTACATCAGAGCACCGTCTTCAcacaatgaaaaaacaaaatcccTGACCAGAAGACCAGTTCCCTATCTACCAAAATCATGGTAACTTtctgaagagaaaataattttcctaGAAAAGCACCCCTGATCTCAAAACAACTGCATAGAGCCAATTACCAGCTTCCTAAATCCTTATAAAGAGATGATATTGCAATAGCTCTTTACATCACTATTAGTTCTCTTGGTAATTCTGGGAATACATAGCAACGTGGAATTTGAATAACTGCCATTGGAATGCCCCTGCAGACTGACAGAAAATCTCACAGAGGAAGTCAGTGGAAAGTTAGGGGGACTTCATAATGAAAAAAGGGGGTGGAGGTGGTAAAATAAGGATTTATGTAGTTTCTCATATTGTTATTCCCCACCCCTTTCCATTTTAACCTTGACAGTGTAAGTACTtccagggtttttttgtttgtttgtttgtttgtttgttttgttttgttttgtttttttgccactTAAGTATACATCAGGCATCAACACCAAGTTTAGAGTATTAATTTCAATTTTAAGAGGATAAATCTTTCTCCAAAGCAATTCTGATTCTAAGAAAACATAATCTCAGAGCACTGCAAAAATTTGAGAATTCATTTTATAATGCATACACACTTAATTTACTAAAAATCTaacaatttttaatgaactatttTTAGCAACTAGTACCATGTTTAAGTGCCTAAACCACAGCATACTTTAAAATTTGATATtatttgctttctatttcttttatttccttactatccgtttttcatttcttcttgaccTTCACCTTGTGATTTAGCTCAAATAGTTTTATAAATGATTCCTTATCCATTCTCCACAAGTAA
This window of the Dasypus novemcinctus isolate mDasNov1 chromosome 5, mDasNov1.1.hap2, whole genome shotgun sequence genome carries:
- the CCDC71L gene encoding coiled-coil domain-containing protein 71L produces the protein MRRSVKRRRRRPLAAPALAARGGGLRAGGGAGLEAREEKVVYSRSQLSLADSTKALGDAFKLFMPRSTEFMSSDAELWSFLCSLKHQFSPHILRSKDVYGYSSCRALVPDPPGTPAARGPTHRPAQGAAARRRRRGARAAAARRRKPLPAPPPAPEESCTAKPVAPGPCFGGRTLEEIWRAATPTLTTFPTIRVGSDVWGERSLAAARRRARQVLRVNLEPVVRLRRFPVPRA